The region GACGTCCACTCCGCCGGAGACCCGGCCGAACCAGATGTGGTAGACGGCGACCAGCAGGACGGCGACGGCGCGCAGCCCCTCGATCTCCGGGCGGAAGCCGCCGCGCTGGGAAGCGGGGCGTTCGGCGGCACCGCGTTCGGGAGTGGACATGGACATGCCTCGAGAATGTGCGAGATGACGGGGAAGTGGCGTCGGATCATCGCCCACAGGGCGGAACGACCGGTGAACGCCCCTCCAACGCCCGGCGACCTGCGCCCGGCGACCTTGACCGAACCTCCGAAACGACCCGACCTCCCCCACCCCCGGAGATCCCCACCGTACGAACACGGTTCCCCACAGAAAGTACACCGCTACGGAGGGTGTACGGCGGTTTATTCCCGGCCCCGGGTGTCGCCCGTCCGACACCGGGGCCCCGGCCGCACGGCTGATAGCTTGCTGCCTAGCGATCCTTCGCTGGTAAGTGACGACGAACCGCTTCATCGGAAAGGTGCGCCTGAGATGTCTGCGCCATACACGCTCCCCGAGCTGCCCTACGACTACGCGGCCCTGGAGCCGTGGATCTCCGGTCAGATCATGGAGCTGCACCACGACAAGCACCACGCCGCCTACGTCGCCGGTGCCAACGGGGCGCTGGAGCAGCTGGCCGAGGCCCGCGACAAGGGCGACTTCGGTGCCGTGACCATGCTCGAGAAGAACCTCGCGTTCCACCTCGGCGGCCACGTCAACCACAGCGTCTTCTGGAAGAACCTGTCCGCCGACGGCGGCGACAAGCCCGAGGGCGAGCTCGGTGCCGCCATCGACGACCAGTTCGGCTCCTTCGACGCCTTCCGCGCCCACTTCAACGCGGCCGCGGCGAGCCTCCAGGGCTCCGGCTGGGCGTTCCTGGCCTGGGACGCGCTGGGCCAGCGCCTCATCATCGAGCAGCTCTACGACCAGCAGGGCAACGCCGCGCTGAGCTCCGTGCCGCTGCTCATGCTGGACATGTGGGAGCACGCGTTCTACCTGCAGTACAAGAACGTGAAGGCCGACTACGTCAAGGCGTTCTGGAACGTGGTCAACTGGGCCGACGTCCAGGAGCGCTTCGAGGCCGCCCGCAAGGTCCGGATCGGCTAGCCGACCGGCCCTGCCACAGCCGAGCCGCCCGCGGGACCCGTCCCGCGGGCGGCTCCGTTCTCTCCCCCGGAGAACGGGAACCTTCGCCCCTACACGGACCATCCTCGCCCACCCGTCGCCCGCCACCACCCTCAAAGGGCGGCCTGCGGCCGACGGTTCTCCACCTCGAAGACGTCCGCTCCGGGCCTCCAGAACCCCGTGGGGGGCTTCGCCGTCAGACCACCAGGGGGATCGGGGCCCCGACCGGGCCGTGGCGGTCGAGTTCGCGCCAGGCGCGGGACAGCCGCCAGACGACCTCCTCGCGCTCGACGGCGTCGAAGGCCACGGGCAGCCGGAAGTGCCGGTCGAACGGGCCGATGGGGGACGCGGACATCAGGCTGCCGGGCACCAGTTCGAGCCCGTGGCAGAGCGCGACCTGGGTGAAGGCCCGCGAGTCGATGCCGGGCAGCTCGACCCACAGGGCGGCGCCGCCGTCGGGGCGCCTCCACCGCCAGTCGGGCAGGTCGCGGCGGAGCAGCCCCTCCATGTGGTCCATGGCGGCGGCCAGCCGCTCCGAGCGCTCACGGGCGATCCGGTCGTAGTCGGCCAGCAGCCGCACGGCGACGATCTGGTCCAGCTGCGGTCCGGCCAGGTCGGCCAGGAGCTTGCGGCGGCTGAGCCGTACCGCCATCTCCACCGGGGCGCGCAGCCAGCCCACGCGCAGTCCCGCCCAGGCCACCTTGGACAGCGAGTCGACGCTGATGACCTCCGCGCCGCGGGGCGCGTAGGCGGCCAGCGGCGGCGGCTCCTGTGGGTGGCGGACGCCGGTGTAGGCGGCGTCCTCCAGGATCGGCGTCCCGGTCCGGGCCGACAGCTCCCCCAGTTCGCGGCGGCGGGCCACGGACATCATCGTGCCGGTCGGGTTGTGGTACGAGGGCATCGTGTAGAGCAGGTGGGGGGCGTGCTCGTCGACGGCGCGGCGCACCCCGTTGATGTCGATGCCCTGGTCGTCCAGCGGCACGGGCACGAACCGGGCGCCCCGGTCGCTCATCAGGTCCAGGCAGCCGGCGAACCCGGGGTCCTCCACCACCACCGGCGACCCCTTGCGCAGGTAGAGCTGGGTCACCAGGGCGATGGCCTGGTGGGCGCCGGTGGTGACGACGATCTGGTCGGCGACGGTGGGCAGCCCCCGGTCCGAGTAGAAGTCGGCGATGGCCCGGCGCAGCGCGGGCAGCCCCTGCGGGTAGTAGGTGCCCTCGTCCAGCAGCGGCCCCAGGTCGTCCAGGCTCTCGCGGACGACCTCGGCGAACCCCGGCATCGCGGGGGTGTTCATGCAGGTGGCCGAGATGAGCCCGGCGTCCTTCTGGATGAGGTTGCGGTACATGTACTGGCCGACGCCGTTGGCCGCCCAGCCGTCGGAGCGCACCGGCGCGACCCTCTCGCTGACCCGGGTGCCGCTGCCCTGCCGGCTGTCGAAGACGCCCTCGGAGCGCAGCAGGTCGTAGGCGGAGACGACGGTGGTCCGGCTGACCCGCAGCGCCGACGCCAGGACGCGCTCGGACGGCAGCCGCTCGCCGGGGGCGAGGCTGCCCTCGTCGATGAGCGTCCGAAGGGAGTCGGCGAGCCTGCGGTAGAGCGCGCCGTCCCCGGCGGACCACGCGCCGAGGAGGCCGACGAGGTCGTCCACCGTCCGGGAAGAGTCCATTACCGCCTCCATTGGCCCTGTGCGCCGCTTCTCTTCATATCCATACTGACAGAAATGGACCTCGAAGAGGAGTCGTGATGGCAGACCAATCCTTGGCCCTGGCCGAATCCAGGGTGATCCGGGGCGACCACGTCGGCCCGCTGGCGGAGGCGCTCCGGCTGCGGGCGCGGTCCACCGAGGGCCACATCGTCGAAGTGGACTCCTCCGGCACGGGGGACGAGGTCCGCGTCGTGTCCCTGTGGCGGGACCCGGTGGCCCTGCGGGCCTTCGTGGAGCGGACGCACCGCCTGCTCGTGGAGCACCGCGAGCGGCACGGCGCCTTCCCCTCGGTGGAGCGCACCCTGTGGTGGTCGGCGGACGGGCCCGGTCCGGAGGAGGTCCGCGAGCGCGAGGAGCACCTGCGCGCCCACGGACCCGGCCCGCGGGCGTTCACCCTCGCGTCGCCGGTCCCGGCCTCCAGTGGGGCAGGGCCCGCCGCGCCGTCTCCGCGAAGGAGCGCGGGTCCTGGTCGGCGCACCCCTGCGGCAGCGCCCCGACGACCGGCCCCGCACCCATCGTCGGCAGGTCGTCCAGATTGCACCGCATCGCCAGATCGGGCTCTGTCGGCCACGAGCCGATGACCACCCCGGCCGGGCGCAGCCCCCGCGCGCGCAGCGCCTCGGCGGTGAGGGCCACCTCGTTGAGCGTGCCCAGCCCTGCCCGCGCCACGACGAGGACGGGGGCGTCCAGCAGCACGGCGACGTCGGCCAGGGTCTGGCCCTCGGTGTTCAGCCGCACCAGCAGGCCGCCGGCGCCCTCGACGAGGACCAGTCCGTGGTCGCCCTCCAGGGCGCGGGCGGCGTCGGCGACGTCCTCGGCGCGCACCTGGGGCAGCCCCGCGCGGGCGGCCGCCGTGGCGGGGGCCAGCGGCTCGGGGTAGCGGGCGAGTTCGACCGGGGTCACCGACGGGACCAGGGCCGCGACGGTGTGCACGTCGCCGGGCTCCCCCGGCCCCACCCCGGTCTGGGCGGGCTTGAGCACCGCGACCCCGCCGCCGGCCACGGCGGCCAGCGCCGCGGTCACGACGGTCTTCCCCACACCGGTCCCGGTGCCGGTCACCACGAGGATCATCGGGACGCCTCCGCGGCCGCGACCATGCCCGCCGCCACCGCGGCGACCTCCTCGTCGGTGCACACGTACGGGGGCATGGCGTAGACCAGGTTCCGGAACGGGCGCAGCCACACCCCGGCCTCCAGCGCGGCACGGGACGCCTCGCGCATCCTCACCGGTTCCCCGAGCTCGATCACCCCGATCGCGCCGCGCACCCGGGCGCCGGGGACCCCGGCCAGCCCGGCCCGCAGCCCGCGCTCGACGCGGGCGACGGACTCCCGCCACCCCGACTCCAGCAGCAGCCGGACCGAGGCGACCGCGACGGCGCAGGCCAGCGGGTTGGCCATGAACGTGGGCCCGTGCGCCAGCACCGGCACCCGGCCCCGGGCGATCGTGCCCGACACCTGTTCCGTGCACAGCACCGCGGCCAGGGTGAGGTAGCCGCCGGTGAGCGCCTTGCCCAGGCACATGATGTCGGGCGCCACCCCGGCGGTGTCGGCGGCGAACAGGTCCCCGGTGCGCCCGAACCCGGTGGCGATCTCGTCGAAGACCAGCGGCACGCCGTGCTCGTCGGCCAGGGCCCGCAGGTCCTTCAGGTGCCGCGGGTCGTGGAAGCGCATGCCCCCGGCGCCCTGCACCAGGGGCTCCACGATGATCCCGGCGAGCTCGCGGGAGTGCCGCTCGGCCAGGGCCGCCACCCGGGCGGTATGCCCGGGGTCGTACTCCCGCGGCGGCGCGGGCGCGAACACCTGCCCGGGCAGCACGTCGCCCCACAGGGCGTGCATGCCGCCCTCGGGGTCGCACACGCTCATGGCGTGGAAGGTGTCCCCGTGGTAGCCGCCCCGCCAGGTGAGGAACCGGCTGCGGCCCGCCTCCCCGCGGGAGCGGTGGTACTGCAGGCACATCTTCATGGCCACCTCGACGGCGACCGAGCCGGAGTCGGCGAGGAAGACGTGGCGCAGCGGTTCGGGGGTGATCTCCACCAGCAGCTCGGCCAGCTCGGCCGCCGGGCCGTGGGTGAGCCCGCCGAACATCACGTGGCTGAAGTCGTCGGCCTGCGCGCGCAGCGCCGCGTCCAGGACCGGGTGGCGGTAGCCGTGGACCGCCGACCACCAGGAGGACATGCCGTCGACGGCCTCGTGCTCGCGCTCCCCGTCCCACAGCCGCAGCCGCGCCCCGTCCGCGCCGGTCACCACCAGGGGCGGCTCGGCGGGGGGCAGGGTCGTGTAGGGGTGCCACAGGTGGGCGCGGTCGACGGAACGTATCCACTCGGGCGTCATGTGGTCCCATTCTTCCGATCCGGTCCGCGGACCGGATCCGTGCAGACCTACCAGGTTCGGTGTCCGAACTTTGTGGGCTTCCACCGGTGACGCGGGGGGCGCGGACCCGGCAGAGTCGGTACCGCCTCCCTGGCACGAGGACCGGGCCGCCCCAGCGGGATTGGCCGCCGCTGGGTCGGTCCCTTCGTGCACCGGCTCCCCCGTCACCCCACCCCCTCGGAGTCGCCCGACGCCCCGTTCCCCGCACCGAAGGAGCACCCGCCCATGGACGGCACCGCCCTGTCACCGCCCCGCCGCCCGTGGACGCTCCGCTCCCGGAGCGCGGGCCCGGGCCCCTCCGGTGCGGCGCCGCACCCCTTCTCCTGGCTGTCGCAGGCCGCCCGGGCGCGGGCCCGGTCGGGGCTGTCGCGCCGGATCGTCCCGCGGCCGGCCGCCGAGGACGTGCTGGACCTGGCCGGCAACGACTACCTGGGGCTGCTGCGCCACCCGCGGGTGACCGCCGCCGCCGAGGCGGCGCTGCGGCGCTGGGGCACCGGTGCAGGCGGCTCGCGCCTGGTCACCGGCGACACCGAGCTCCACCACGAGCTGGAGCGGGAGCTGGCCGACTTCGCCGGGACCGAGTCGGCCCTGGTGTTCTCCTCCGGCTACACCGCCAACCTGGCGATGCTCACCGCGCTGACCGCCCGGGTGCCCGGGGCGGGCGCCGACGCCCCGGCCCCGCTGCTGGTGTGCGACCGCCACAACCACGCCTCGCTGATCGACGCGGCCCGGCT is a window of Nocardiopsis changdeensis DNA encoding:
- a CDS encoding superoxide dismutase — its product is MSAPYTLPELPYDYAALEPWISGQIMELHHDKHHAAYVAGANGALEQLAEARDKGDFGAVTMLEKNLAFHLGGHVNHSVFWKNLSADGGDKPEGELGAAIDDQFGSFDAFRAHFNAAAASLQGSGWAFLAWDALGQRLIIEQLYDQQGNAALSSVPLLMLDMWEHAFYLQYKNVKADYVKAFWNVVNWADVQERFEAARKVRIG
- a CDS encoding PLP-dependent aminotransferase family protein, which gives rise to MDSSRTVDDLVGLLGAWSAGDGALYRRLADSLRTLIDEGSLAPGERLPSERVLASALRVSRTTVVSAYDLLRSEGVFDSRQGSGTRVSERVAPVRSDGWAANGVGQYMYRNLIQKDAGLISATCMNTPAMPGFAEVVRESLDDLGPLLDEGTYYPQGLPALRRAIADFYSDRGLPTVADQIVVTTGAHQAIALVTQLYLRKGSPVVVEDPGFAGCLDLMSDRGARFVPVPLDDQGIDINGVRRAVDEHAPHLLYTMPSYHNPTGTMMSVARRRELGELSARTGTPILEDAAYTGVRHPQEPPPLAAYAPRGAEVISVDSLSKVAWAGLRVGWLRAPVEMAVRLSRRKLLADLAGPQLDQIVAVRLLADYDRIARERSERLAAAMDHMEGLLRRDLPDWRWRRPDGGAALWVELPGIDSRAFTQVALCHGLELVPGSLMSASPIGPFDRHFRLPVAFDAVEREEVVWRLSRAWRELDRHGPVGAPIPLVV
- the bioD gene encoding dethiobiotin synthase encodes the protein MILVVTGTGTGVGKTVVTAALAAVAGGGVAVLKPAQTGVGPGEPGDVHTVAALVPSVTPVELARYPEPLAPATAAARAGLPQVRAEDVADAARALEGDHGLVLVEGAGGLLVRLNTEGQTLADVAVLLDAPVLVVARAGLGTLNEVALTAEALRARGLRPAGVVIGSWPTEPDLAMRCNLDDLPTMGAGPVVGALPQGCADQDPRSFAETARRALPHWRPGPATRG
- a CDS encoding adenosylmethionine--8-amino-7-oxononanoate transaminase, producing MTPEWIRSVDRAHLWHPYTTLPPAEPPLVVTGADGARLRLWDGEREHEAVDGMSSWWSAVHGYRHPVLDAALRAQADDFSHVMFGGLTHGPAAELAELLVEITPEPLRHVFLADSGSVAVEVAMKMCLQYHRSRGEAGRSRFLTWRGGYHGDTFHAMSVCDPEGGMHALWGDVLPGQVFAPAPPREYDPGHTARVAALAERHSRELAGIIVEPLVQGAGGMRFHDPRHLKDLRALADEHGVPLVFDEIATGFGRTGDLFAADTAGVAPDIMCLGKALTGGYLTLAAVLCTEQVSGTIARGRVPVLAHGPTFMANPLACAVAVASVRLLLESGWRESVARVERGLRAGLAGVPGARVRGAIGVIELGEPVRMREASRAALEAGVWLRPFRNLVYAMPPYVCTDEEVAAVAAGMVAAAEASR